The genomic segment TACAAGAACTTCGACGATTTTAGGAAGGATTTTTGGAGAAGTGTGGCATCATCACCTTATGCTAATGAGTTTGGTGCGTCAAATATAACTAGGATGAAAAAAGGGCTTGCACCGATTGCTACAAAAAGTCAACAATATGGAGAACAAAGAAGTTATGTATTACACCATTTGCAACCAATTCAGCATGGTGGTGGAGTTTATAATCTTAATAACATAATAATTGTTACCCCAAGGTTTCACCAAGAAATTTTAAATCGGAGTTATCACTTCGGGAAATAAATAAGCCTACCGTAGAATTATATAACCAGGAGGGTAAGAAAAATGGGATTGAGTAAAAAGGAACTAGTTGAATTAGTTGAGAAAATTATAAGAGTAGACGGAACAGAGGAAGAAATAGATGAAATGATGAACTTACTTGAAAAAAATGTTCCACATCCTGAGGTAAGTGATTTGATTTTTTGGAACGAGAAGGAATTAACACCAGAAGAGATAGTAGAAGAAGCATTAAATTATATGCCAATTAAATTACCTCCTTCACAGTAGGCAAAGTATGAATTTTCATAGCCCCAAACGAGTAACACCTACTCGTCTGGGGTTTCTTTTCATAGTCCAATTATATAGTCCATCGAAAAAGAAATTTCTCGACTGATCCTCTATAAAGGTCAGTTGAATTCCTGGCCTTTAGTCCTTCAGAAGTGATTCTTCAAAGTATATAGTCGGTTATCATGGCTTGCAGATACTAACTCGAGATTGCAGGTAAATGTTTTTTCATCTAAATAAAGTGCAACCAGGTAATATGTACGTGGCTTCCCAGTAAGGTAACGATCGTGTTGCAAACCGAGATCATTTTGCGACTATGTTCGCTACTTCCAGTGCACTTATAGACTGTTGTGATGTTTGTGTCAATGACTTGAGGCAACGTTCAATGGCATTAATCCATGAATGGGGGATTTGATTCTCCATTTGCTCACTCACCGATCTACCAGGAACGCGCTCCCTATTAGATTTAGTGAGGATCTCGTCTGATACAGAAGTGGCTTCGTCAAAAAAGGTAGTAAATTGATAATCTTCTGTACGCGATTTATCATCAGAGGCTCTTGAAGGGCGCTGCCGCGCGTAGTTCTGTAATAGGACATTCAACCTTGCTACTTGTCGATCAAGCAGAGGTAAGCCTACTGAAAGGTGTTCTCGGATATCTGCAGGCAACTCTAGATCATCTGGTACAAAGAATGGTAGACGCCATCCATCTTCGATTTTACGCAGTATTTCATCACGTTCTAAATCGATGCTCTCCATACCACGTTTAATGCGTCCTACGGTAGCTGCATCTAAGTTTGTGTAGTCTTGAATGCACTTACTATCCAGGATGAGCTCATCTCGCGTATCTAGATTTGTGACATGGTACACATGGCGGATCGGTCGCCCACATTCACATTTTTGATCTCGGACACCTCGATCCTCGTAATTGCTAAGGACCCAACCTCCAACCTTACTGACAATGGTGTCATAATCATCACTATCGATTAGAGATATTCCCTTAATTTCTGCCATAATGTTTAACCATTGGGTTCGCTTGCCACGGCGCATTTGATTATCTATGAAGTCTTTTTGTTCCGGAAGCAAACGACTAATAACCTCGTCTCGAATTAGCTCATTTAACTTCGAAAACCTCATAAAGCACCTCTCTTAACACAACTAATGACCCGTTTTAGGGTTTAATGTGATGCCTTTCTCTTTTAACTAAGGACTCGGTTTTTTCAAGCCTTGTGATCTGCTCCTTCGCCTTCAGAACTTCCGCAAATAGGGCAACTTCTAAATTGACCAGTTTTTCTTTACCTTCGCTAGTTATCTAGTTATCACTAATATAACCAATATGTTCCAATTCGTCATGCAATTTATACAAATAGGATAAGTTCACAGGTTTTCCAAAATCTTCTCCTAAATCTTTATACGTATGCGGAGATTTACCATCTAGGGCTGCCCGGAGAAGCAGCCAGTCATAGTAGTCTGCTACTCCAATGATAAAATCGTTCTGATCCTCTGAAAGAGGGGAGGGAGTGCTTTGAGATTCACTCAATTTCTTCTCGAGATCATTTAGGAAATGACGAAGCCGTCGTATTCTAGTGGGCATCGTTTTAATTACAGCTTGCTCACCACTATAAAAGTGAAATACCTTAATTGACCATCCTCAACCAATTATGTTCAAATAGGGATGAGTCTATTTTCCTATCAAAATTGAATGCTGTTAATTTTGTAGCGACGAACATTGGCAAGTCCAAATATTAGATTTCAAATTTCTCCAGCCAGGGAAATACTTGCTCAACATCCACCACCAACTAGTGATCAAAATACAATGTAGGAGTTGCGACGTATAAATTAACAGGGGTGCTTAATGATGACAACAAAGTTCCGACAAACAGCGGAAGAAATATTACATAACACTACATGCAAAAACAACGAGACGGAAATACAAAACCTAGCAGAACAGATGGACTTAGTTGAACAGCATGGCATGAGCAATCTAAACCAAACACTTTTGAAAAATGCACGAGGGAGCGGTCGAAACATTCCTGATTTTATTGCTGAGCATAACTTTGGGGCTGATCTAATTCGTAATGACCCCCAAGGTTTATTCTTGTACGAGCCTCCTCAATACACACGTCCACCTGATTTTGTGTTACCACGGGTCAACACAACTTATTTTTTGCAGATGAAAAGATTGAATGATAGCGAATTTGAGAATCGCAGAAATCAGATGATGCGACGAATTCAAACTCATTTTGAAGCAATTGCTGTTAGTAAACTCGTATCTATCGAGTTAGCCGAAAATTTCTCGGAGCAAGATGTAGAGCCGCTTGTCCGTTTAATTGCAACGATAGCCCAGTCTGATGATCTGTCGAGGCAATACTACCCTGATGATATCAAACCAAAAGCTGCTTTTATACTGTTTAACCCACGTACCACGTTACCACATTTGTCTCTAGGGATATCCTCAGGTATGGATTGGCGGGATCTTACTGGCGAAGCTGAAGCCCAAATACGTTCGAGTCTTGATAAAGCCATTGGCGCTTTTACGTGGAATAATGATGCGCAGCATGTGAATCTAATCGTTATGGAAGCGGATCAGTATGATGACATAGACATTTCTCAAGCTGTATTTGGTACTGAAATCTACCAAGTTAGTCAAAGAAAGACACTGACAGGAACAAATCGGGACACTGATGGATATTTTTATGACCCACTCCATAAAGATAGGCTTTGCGGCGTCATTGCGCTTAGAAGAACGGGAGATGGATTTATTTCTGGATATCGGAAAACGCTGTTTATAAACGAACAATTTGAGAGTTATGCAGACCTAGTTCGACAAGTGGTAGGGATTGATGAAGTGTTAACAGTGAGGGATATTCCATAAATATGATGCGGCCATTCTCATCATTTTCAATACATACCAATGGGGGAGTTAATGAAATGACCGCCAACCTTACAGAGCAAATTTTTAAAGGTTTAAGTGCGGGTGAGCTTCAACGCCTTGCAGTAGACTTGCTACCTAGATTATACAACGATTGGGGCCCGATTTCACAAAATGGAATTGTGGAAGGAACCAATCAGACTCGTAAAGGAACACCAGATGCCTGGTGTGAACGTGAGGATGGGTCATACGTATGCATCCAAGCGACTGGTGATTCTGGAAAGGGAAAAGTGAAGGAAGACCTCATTAAAAGTGTGACAATACTAGTAGAAAAGGGAGTGGCGAATGGAGCTTTATGTATAGCTTTTCTCCGTTTTGATCCTCACCCTGAAGAGATTATTGAATGTAAAGAACTTTGTTCTGAAGAAGGTATTACATTTGAATACTATACTAATTCAGGAATTTCCAAGCTTCTTGATGATAGGTTTCAAGACTTACGCCATCGTTACTTAAAGCTAGAAAGCCACCCGCCACCTAAGACAAACGTCCAAAGTCTATTTACTCTAGATAAGCCTAGCGGATCTCAACCAAGTACTTGTGCACGTTTTATGCAGGTACTTAACTGGGGAGAATTGACACCTAAGCAGTATCAAGAATCACTTAACGAAATCACTGAGTTTTATAAATCGTTAGCTAAATTAAACCTGCCTTCCCGGAGATTCTTCGCCGCTTTAGTAGAACTCGCAACGCCAGCTTATCGTGACTATATGATGTGCGTATCATGCCAAGAGGTAGAAAATTCATTGAGCATGACTGTTCCGCAAGTCATGAATCAAATGGTTATATTGGAAAAGTATGGATTTGGATCAATTGATAGTGAAGAGTATCCACCTCATATTTACATTCAACCTGCAAGTGTTCGGTGGCAGTTATTACAAGACCTTAAAGCTTTTGCGGAACATGAGTCCATCAATTTACGAGAGATCTTGGTTAATTTACATTTTACTTTACTTGATTAGTTCGAAATCGTTGCTTTTTGCCATTTTGAAATACATTTTGTTACATAAAAAGGAAAGCAAATGCCCTCAAATAGAGGGCATTTTATTTGTCAGTCGTATGCAAATGATAAAGGGAAAGCCTAGTGATCGAGTGTAAAGTTTCAGCGAAGATTTTGGGGTGGAACATACACATTAGCTGATTGAATCGTGCTCATAGGGGGAAATTGATTAAGAGCACACGAAAAGGCATACTACTGAGATTTCTTTTTTGCTTTGATTATATTATACAGATAGTAGCAGAGGATAAACACTAACATGGTAACAAATGAAACAACAATAGAATTTCGAAGAATTGATAATATGTACTCGTCAACGGGAAGATAAACAATATCGAATAGATCAGTACCTGGTTTAGGTACACTTTGGTATCGACTTGTGAATAAAATTTGGGCACAAAAACTGACAATAAAGCTGTATAGCACGACTTTAACTATCATTTTTTCCATGAATTAGTCACACTCCTGTATTTTTTTGGAATATCCATTTTCTTACAAAAACACTTATGGTATATTATACAATGGACTTTCCAAATCTTTGATGTTTATTCTGGTTTTTGTGTTGACGTTATCGACAGGACTTTCAACAGGGGTTTTTGCGAAATCAGCGGATAATAATAAGGTTAATTATTGTGACGATTTAGAAAAACTAGGTGATGTTAGTTACCAAAATTTTGATGGCGTTACCAAAAAAGTAATTAAGATAAAAGATACAAAAAAATTTGGTGAAATAAGTGGTATGAACGTTAAGCCGACTGGCGAAATCACCTTGGTTGTACCGATGGTTAAATCAACACCTAAATTAATTGATCGAACAGGACCTGATGTGACAAATTTAGCAGGTCAATACGTAAAATTGAAACGTGAATCGGAAGCCTGCGGGACAAAAAAAATTAGAAGCTCTAGTTATGCACCTCCTGGGGGTAAAATGATCATTTCTGAAACCGTAAGTGCTTCATATAATGCAAATGTTAGTGTTAGCGCTGAGGCTGTTAGTGCTGGTGTTGGATTTAGCGTTACCAAGGGTTACACCGTTTCAGATGAGCAAACTATAACTGTTCCGGCAGGGAAAACGGGAATTATTACAGCGTATCCCTGGTATCAAACATATGAATTTGATGTAATGGAAAGAAGGCCTTGGCCTTTAGAAGATGTAGTGGTTGGTAGTGGAACTGCTTACTTGCCTATCGGAGTTTGCTTTGTGCCTAAAGTCCTTTAATAATGTCATGAAAAGGAGCCTAACATTGGCTTCTTTTTTCTGTACTCTTGGTTGGAAGTGCGCGTCCGGAGTGAGAGAGCTCGTCCATAATCGTTTAACTGGCTTGTTGTTCCAAGGTACTCCATGATATAGCCAAAAATTAACTCGCTTTCCCTGGCACAATCGGTTGCATTTACAATACCCACGCAGTAAGAGGCGAGTTTCCTAATTACATTCGGTTGTTTCTTTGTTTTCGGATTCGTACTTAACTTTATGGGATTAGGAACGATCGGCAAGCTATTCAAATCCCACTTTGTATACTTTGGAGCGTATTCTTCCGGATTGGCTAGACCAATCAAATGTCCAACCGCCCAGGTCACGGCATACTTATCATCATTTTGGTAGAACCCTTCAAGCTTTTGATACTGTTTCACGATCGTATCAGCAATCGCTCTGGCAGCTGATGGCTTTTCAGCTATTATGAGAAGCCTTTTTCACGTGTCGTTGAATTGATGTCAGAGATTTACAAGCATCGCGATGCCACGGAGGCCCTGCAAAACGGACCAGGAAAATCAAGTTTGGACCGAAGGCGGGTTGTTGAACGATCGATTGCGTATGTAGATGAACACTATCAAGAGCCGCTGACCGTAGACCAGCTAGCGCAGGAAGCGAATGTTCCGCGTTGGCGATATACGCAGCTTTTCGAGGAAATGATGGGAGAAATACCGCTCGATTACATGAATCAACTGTGGATCAATCGGGCGAAGCAACTCCTGATCATGACAGGTGAGCGGATCAACGAGATTGCCCAAAACGTCGGATTCAACAGCGAGTATTATTTCAATCGTTGTTTTAAGCAGCGTGTAGGGCTCGCGCCAGGAAAATATCGCAATATTCATCGGGATGATTTAAGAGTCATCTCTCTTTATATGGAGGATTATTTGCTGGCCCTCGGTATTCGGCCCGTCGTTCAATGGGCGCATACATATTGGGGGCATCAGGACTATTTGGGCCTGCATGATGTTTCATCTTACGATGTGCTGACAGATGACATGCAGTTCTTGTCCAGTCGTGCCCCAGATGTCATTATACTTCGGGAGTGTACAGGCTGGAAGGCGGATGTGTATGCCAAATCTGCCGGATTGCCCTTACATTCGTGATTCGGCAGTTCGGTCCCTGAGTGGCGAAAAACATTGCGCACCCTCGGTGATCGGTTGGGCCGAAGTGAATTGGCAGAGCGGTTAATCGAGCAGTATGAATAAAAGTAAGAGCTGCCAAAAATGTAATGGGACGCAGTCACAAAGGGCAGAGGGTGGCCTTCTTGCGTATCTCGGCAGATTAAATCCTCGTGGAGAAAAACTACACATCGCAGGTCGTGGGAAGGAGCTGTCTACACTGGATGCCGATCATATTTTTTTCTCCTTTAACAAATGGCATAGGGAAAATCAGGTGCCGAACAGCTAAAGCTCGACCATCCAGTGTGGCAAACGCTTCCTGCTGTCCAAAGCAAGCGGGCGTACCAGGTGGATTTCATGCCATGGATGAATCACGGTGTAATCGCCAACGGAAAGAAGGTCGACGATCCCTAAAAGTATTAGCGTAAATGTACAAAGACAACTTCGCGATTGTCCATTGACACTGATTTCATGTATCGCCTAAAATTCATATATGATAATAAGAATCAATATCATCAAAAACAACTCAGCTCCATACTAACGAAAAAAAGGTGGCACGTATGAGTCAACACGCACATTCCCTGAAAGAGGGGAATAACGGAAAGCCAGTTGCGTTTCGCTCTCGCCCTTGGGCAGCGACGCTCATTTTGACTGGCGGGGTTTTCGCATTAATACTGGGGATGTTTTTGTCTGTGTCATTTGGAGCAGCCGACATCCACTTTGCTGTCGTATGGGAAGCTATTTTTCAATTTAATCCTGATATTACGCAACACCAAATTATTCAGGAGATTCGTTTGCCGCGTCTGCTCGGCGGTGCAATGGTCGGGGCCAGCCTTGCTGTTGCAGGTGCCATCATGCAAGGGATGACACGCAACCCACTGGCAGATTCCGGACTGCTTGGCTTGAACGCAGGTGCCGGATTTGTTTTGGCTCTCTGCTTCGCTTTTTTCCCGGGTCTGCCGTTCATGTACCTGATTCTCTACAGCTTTTTGGGTGCTGGCGTCGGGGCAGGTATGGTGTACGGGATTGGTTCTTTGGCAAAAGGCGGATTGACTCCGGTGCGCCTCGTTTTGGCGGGTGCCGCATTGACCGCACTGTTGTCTGCGTTAAGCGAAGGGATTGCTCTTTACTTTAAAATTGGACAAGATTTGGCCTTCTGGTATGCGGGCGGTGTGGCGGGAACCAAATGGTTTCAGCTCGAAGTCATGTTTCCGTGGATTCTCGCAGCTCTTATTGGGGCGATGATGCTGTCGCGTTCCATCACGATGCTCAGTCTTGGAGAAGATGTTGCGAAAGGATTGGGGCAGCGCACGGCGCTAGTCAAACTGGCAGGCATGATCATCGTCCTGATTTTGGCTGGATCAGCAGTCGCCGTTGTTGGGGCTGTAGGCTTTGTTGGATTGATCGTTCCGCATTTGACCCGCTTTTTGGTTGGGGTCGATTACCGATGGATCATTCCTTGCTCAGCCATTTTGGGCAGCTTGCTCGTCGTTTTCGCCGATTTGGCCGCAAGAATGGTAAATCCACCGTATGAGACGCCGTTAGGGGCACTTATTGCGCTAATCGGTGTACCGTTCTTCCTTTACTTGGCGCGTAAAGAAAGAAGGGAGATGTAATGATGCAGCAAATGGTTTCCCATTACCAAACCCGCAAAAGAAATAGAGCCTTTGCGGTTATGACGATACTCGCTATCCTCATTTTCATCGCGTTTATCATCAGTATGAACACAGGCTACATACGTTTGTCACCAAGCGATCTGCTGATGACACTGATCGGTTCTGGAACAGACAAACAAAACCTGATCTTGTTCGAATTCCGCTTGCCGCGGATTGTTATATCCCTCCTGATTGGGGCAGGACTTGCCGTATCCGGGTGTATTATTCAAGGAATTTCCCGCAATGCGCTGGCTGAACCTGGTATTTTAGGGATCAACGCTGGTGCTGGCTTGATGGTGATGCTGTTCATTTCGTTTTATCCATCAACGTCTGCGGCACCTGTTTTTTTGCTGCCAGTGTTGGCGTTGCTTGGAGCCAGCGTGACAGCAGCGCTGATCTTCGCATTGTCTTATAAAAGGCACAAGGGATTATCTCCGACCCGTATCATATTGACGGGGATTGCCGTGGCGGCTGGGATGAGTGCCGCGATGATCGTCTTGACACTGAAGCTGAGCCCGGACAAGTACCAGTTTGTGGCGACTTGGCTCGCCGGTAGTATCTGGGGGACCAACTGGAAGTTCGTTCTTTCGCTTTTGCCCTGGATCGCCATTTTACTCCCCTATGTTTTTTACAAAGCACGTGTCATGAACGTGCTCAATTTGGGGGAAGAATTGGCGAAAGGCTTGGGTGCACCCGTTGCCAAAGAGCAATTGAAGCTGCTGGCTGCCGCAGTCGGGCTTGCCGCTTCCTGCGTGGCAGTGAGTGGAGGCATCGGTTTTGTCGGGTTGATCGGTCCGCATTTGGCCCGCAGACTAGTGGGGCCAAAGCATGAGATGCTTTTGCCTACATCAGCCCTGACGGGGGCGCTATTGGTCATCGTGGCTGATACCATCGGACGCTGGATCATGCAACCGTCAGAGATTCCGACTGGTATCGTTGTAGCCGTTATCGGTGCTCCTTATTTCTTGTACTTGCTGGCACGTTCAAAAGCATAGTTTCGCAAATGGTGGATATGGCGAGCGTTTTCCCGTCTAGGTACGAGGGAGACGCTCGTTTTTGTATAGGCAGAAGTGGAGATCAGGCAATTGGGAATTGAAAAGAGGGAAATGTTGGAGGACAATGGGGAGAAGAAGCAACCGCCTTGTGTTTGCTATAATAGCAGCATGAGCATGTATCGGGACGAGAAGGAGTAAAGGCATATGATCGATCGATTAGACCACTTGGTTTTGACGGTAAAAGACATCGAAGCAACCTGTCACTTTTACGAAAAAGTCCTGGGTATGAAGGCTGTTACCTTTGGCGACGGCAGGAGGGCCCTGCACTTCGGCCAGCAAAAAATCAATTTGCATCAAATCGGACAAGAATGGGAGCCAAAAGCGATGCATCCAGTGGCAGGCTCCGCTGATCTGTGTCTTGTCACATCGCTTCCACTGGAGCAAGTCATCCAGCATATTCATGCATGCGGCATCCATTTTGTGGAAGGACCTGTTCAAAAAACAGGGGCCATCGGGCCGATTCGTTCGGTGTATTTGCGTGATCCGGATCAAAATTTAATCGAGGTCTCTGAGTACTTGCCACAGGAATCAGGGGAGCATTCCTTTGCTCCTGCGATCAAGGAGATTTTCAAGAGATTGGAAGAACGTGAGCGAGAGACGAGCGGCGCTTACAGTGTCTTGCTCCCGCTCGTCAAAATGGCTGACGACCAGCTAGGCATTTTATTTGAAAAAAGAGCCAGCACCATGCGGCGACAGGCGAATGAGGTTTGTTTTCCTGGAGGGCGAGCTGAGAAGAGCGACGAATCCCGTTGGGCGACGGCTGCTCGGGAAACAAGCGAGGAGCTGGGTATTCCACTTGATCGGATTCATTATGTAGGCGAGCTCGACCAGGTGATTGGGCCAGGCTCTTCTATTATTACGCCGTTTATTGGATACGTGGAAGGAATTCTAGATATGAAGCCGAATCCAGACGAGGTCGGAGAGGTCTTTATCCTTCCACTCGATCGTCTGTTGGCAACGCAGCCAGCGAAGTATCTTTCCTCTGTCATGACCGAGCCCGAAGAGGATTTTCCTTATCATCTAATCCCGGGTGGCAAGCGATATCCGTGGCGAAAAGGGACAGTCGAGCATTTGTTTTACGAGGTGGACGGGCGTGTCATCTGGGGGTTAACCGCCCGGGTGTTGGCTCAGTTTCTTGAATGGATTAGCAGCGACGACCAATCAACTAGTAAACAATAAAAGAGGTTGTTCAAAAAGTCGTCTTTTGATCACGAAGGAAGTCATGGTAGCTAGGTCGACATCGAAAATGGCGTTCACCTTCGAAGTCCGGTGCTCATGTAGATTCCCTACACTCCGCTCCTCCTTCGTTCGGTTCTCGCCATTTTCTCGGTGCTGAAAAGCCAACTTTTTGAACAATTATTAGTTGAGGAGTGGATTTACCATGTGGACAAGCAATCCTATCACTTCGCGTTTACATTTGAAATGGCCGATTATTCAGGCGCCAATGGCAGGGGGGGCGACCATACCAGCCTTGGTAGCCGCTGTCTCAGAAGCAGGGGGACTCGGAACGCTCGGTGCGGCGTATATGTCTCCTGAGCAGATTCGTGAGGCGATCAAGTCCATTCGGAAGTTAACGGACAAACCGTTTGGCGTGAATCTGTTTATTCCGGAAGATTTCGATGCCGACCAGCCGATCGCAGAAGGCGTTGCCCAAGCAATGAATGATGTGAGAGATCGATTGGGCATCCCGCACAATCCGCAGGTGACGCAATTTACAGAGCCGTTTTCTGAGCAGATGGCTGTCGTCTTGGAGGAACAGCCCGCTGTTTTCAGCTTTACCTTTGGTATTCTGGATCATCGCTTGATGGCAGAGTTGAAGCAGCGGGGAATCACTGTCATCGGAACAGCGACAACCGTTCGCGAAGCGATTGCCTTGGAAACGAGCGGAGTCGATATGATTGCCGCCCAAGGCAGCGAGGCAGGCGGGCACCGCGGTTCCTTTTTGCCGGATTCACCAAGCAATATGATTGGAACAATGGCGCTCGTCCCGCAAATCGTGGATCGGGTCAAGATTCCCGTAATCGCGGCTGGAGGGATCATGGATGGGCGAGGGATCGCAGCAGCACTCGCGCTCGGAGCACAGGCGGCACAGCTCGGAACGGCTTTTCTGACGTGCAAGGAGAGCGGAGCACATGCCCTGCACAAGAAAGCCATTTTGGAGACGAGCGAAGAGTCCATCGTAATGACACGTGCTTTCTCTGGAAAATGGGCAAGGGGCATTCAAAATGAGTTTATGACAACGCTCGCCCCGCTTGATCACGAGCTCCCGACCTATCCGGTACAAAATGCCTTGACGAAAGACATTCGAGCCGCAGCGGGCAAGCAGCAGCAACGTGCGTACATGTCGATGTGGGCGGGGCAGGCAGCTCCACTCAGCCAGGAAATAAGCGCGAGTGAGCTCGTTGAAAAGCTGGCAGCGGAGACGACGAGAATTTGCAGCAATCTGGGGCAACCCCAGTAGAATAAACGCGAAAAGAAAGCCACGCGAAAGACGGAGGAAATCAAATTGAACCAGGAATACGCTCTCAAGGGGAAACTTGTCGCAGATGGACAGGAATTGCATAATGGTCTCGTAGTCGTGGGAAATGGAATGATCATCTATGCTGGCAAGGCTGATGAGTATGGAAAAGCTTTGCCAGATCATGTGGTGACAGTAGAGGATGGCTGGATTTGCCCTGGATTCGTCGATATGCACATGCATGGGATTGACGGTTACGACACGATGGACGGGACGCCGGAATCCCTTCAGGCCATCTCGACAGCACTTGCGCGACATGGGGTGACGTCTTTTTTGGCAACGACGATGACGGCTCCTTATGATCAATTGGAGCAGGTGCTGGTTACCATCGCGCATAACAGCAGAGAAGGGCTTCCGGGGGCACAAGTGATCGGCATCCATCTGGAAGGCCCGTGGATCAATCCTCGTTACAAGGGAGCGCAAAAAGAAGAAAACATTGCGATACCCAAGCTCGATGCAGTGCAAAAGCTTTATGGGCTATCGGAAGGTCTGATCAAGGTCGTGACGATTGCGCCTGAACAACCGGAAGCACTTGAAGCGATTGCTTGGTTAAAAGAACGGGATGTCATCGTGTCTGCTGGACATACAGGTGCTACGTTTGCCCAGGCGACGGAAGCGGTAGATGCGGGCGTACGCCATTTTACTCATTGCTTCAAT from the Brevibacillus brevis genome contains:
- a CDS encoding bacteriocin immunity protein, coding for MGLSKKELVELVEKIIRVDGTEEEIDEMMNLLEKNVPHPEVSDLIFWNEKELTPEEIVEEALNYMPIKLPPSQ
- a CDS encoding toprim domain-containing protein, yielding MIAEKPSAARAIADTIVKQYQKLEGFYQNDDKYAVTWAVGHLIGLANPEEYAPKYTKWDLNSLPIVPNPIKLSTNPKTKKQPNVIRKLASYCVGIVNATDCARESELIFGYIMEYLGTTSQLNDYGRALSLRTRTSNQEYRKKKPMLGSFS
- a CDS encoding helix-turn-helix transcriptional regulator, coding for MSEIYKHRDATEALQNGPGKSSLDRRRVVERSIAYVDEHYQEPLTVDQLAQEANVPRWRYTQLFEEMMGEIPLDYMNQLWINRAKQLLIMTGERINEIAQNVGFNSEYYFNRCFKQRVGLAPGKYRNIHRDDLRVISLYMEDYLLALGIRPVVQWAHTYWGHQDYLGLHDVSSYDVLTDDMQFLSSRAPDVIILRECTGWKADVYAKSAGLPLHS
- a CDS encoding FecCD family ABC transporter permease, which gives rise to MSQHAHSLKEGNNGKPVAFRSRPWAATLILTGGVFALILGMFLSVSFGAADIHFAVVWEAIFQFNPDITQHQIIQEIRLPRLLGGAMVGASLAVAGAIMQGMTRNPLADSGLLGLNAGAGFVLALCFAFFPGLPFMYLILYSFLGAGVGAGMVYGIGSLAKGGLTPVRLVLAGAALTALLSALSEGIALYFKIGQDLAFWYAGGVAGTKWFQLEVMFPWILAALIGAMMLSRSITMLSLGEDVAKGLGQRTALVKLAGMIIVLILAGSAVAVVGAVGFVGLIVPHLTRFLVGVDYRWIIPCSAILGSLLVVFADLAARMVNPPYETPLGALIALIGVPFFLYLARKERREM
- a CDS encoding FecCD family ABC transporter permease — translated: MQQMVSHYQTRKRNRAFAVMTILAILIFIAFIISMNTGYIRLSPSDLLMTLIGSGTDKQNLILFEFRLPRIVISLLIGAGLAVSGCIIQGISRNALAEPGILGINAGAGLMVMLFISFYPSTSAAPVFLLPVLALLGASVTAALIFALSYKRHKGLSPTRIILTGIAVAAGMSAAMIVLTLKLSPDKYQFVATWLAGSIWGTNWKFVLSLLPWIAILLPYVFYKARVMNVLNLGEELAKGLGAPVAKEQLKLLAAAVGLAASCVAVSGGIGFVGLIGPHLARRLVGPKHEMLLPTSALTGALLVIVADTIGRWIMQPSEIPTGIVVAVIGAPYFLYLLARSKA
- a CDS encoding NUDIX domain-containing protein — its product is MIDRLDHLVLTVKDIEATCHFYEKVLGMKAVTFGDGRRALHFGQQKINLHQIGQEWEPKAMHPVAGSADLCLVTSLPLEQVIQHIHACGIHFVEGPVQKTGAIGPIRSVYLRDPDQNLIEVSEYLPQESGEHSFAPAIKEIFKRLEERERETSGAYSVLLPLVKMADDQLGILFEKRASTMRRQANEVCFPGGRAEKSDESRWATAARETSEELGIPLDRIHYVGELDQVIGPGSSIITPFIGYVEGILDMKPNPDEVGEVFILPLDRLLATQPAKYLSSVMTEPEEDFPYHLIPGGKRYPWRKGTVEHLFYEVDGRVIWGLTARVLAQFLEWISSDDQSTSKQ
- a CDS encoding NAD(P)H-dependent flavin oxidoreductase, translating into MWTSNPITSRLHLKWPIIQAPMAGGATIPALVAAVSEAGGLGTLGAAYMSPEQIREAIKSIRKLTDKPFGVNLFIPEDFDADQPIAEGVAQAMNDVRDRLGIPHNPQVTQFTEPFSEQMAVVLEEQPAVFSFTFGILDHRLMAELKQRGITVIGTATTVREAIALETSGVDMIAAQGSEAGGHRGSFLPDSPSNMIGTMALVPQIVDRVKIPVIAAGGIMDGRGIAAALALGAQAAQLGTAFLTCKESGAHALHKKAILETSEESIVMTRAFSGKWARGIQNEFMTTLAPLDHELPTYPVQNALTKDIRAAAGKQQQRAYMSMWAGQAAPLSQEISASELVEKLAAETTRICSNLGQPQ
- the nagA gene encoding N-acetylglucosamine-6-phosphate deacetylase, with the translated sequence MNQEYALKGKLVADGQELHNGLVVVGNGMIIYAGKADEYGKALPDHVVTVEDGWICPGFVDMHMHGIDGYDTMDGTPESLQAISTALARHGVTSFLATTMTAPYDQLEQVLVTIAHNSREGLPGAQVIGIHLEGPWINPRYKGAQKEENIAIPKLDAVQKLYGLSEGLIKVVTIAPEQPEALEAIAWLKERDVIVSAGHTGATFAQATEAVDAGVRHFTHCFNAMTGLHHREPGVVGAAMYHEQLSTELIADGIHVHPAVMKILYRVKTAERLALVSDSMRAAAMGEGTYDLGGQEVHVHDNQAKLADGTLAGSILTLNRAIGNMVTLSGVSLADAVEMASLTPASILGFGERKGRLAAGYDADITVLNTQFDVTMTFVAGKEVYHQSK